Sequence from the Desulfuromonas sp. genome:
CGAGCCGACATTATCGCCTTGTTCTCAATAGCACCCTTACAGCCTCTTTCAATTTGTCGTTGGATAAATTCCAGCCCGGTCATTTCGGGCATGCTTTGGTCAATCAATAAGGCATCCCCGCAGGGTGCATCATGAACACATGTCTGCTCGTCTGAATCATAGGCGGGACAATCGGTTGGATTTGGTGCATCGAATACCTCATGCCCCTTCATCTCCAGGAATATCTTAAGTAAACTCCGATAATGATCGTCGTCTTCAATCAGAAAAATCCGCATAGTCACCCTCGGTGTTAATAATGAAGTTTTGCAGCAGTTAAATAAATATAGAGCAAGCTTAATGCCAATAATAAACCTCCTGATTTGGCGGTTTTCCAGCCTGCGCGATGTGACACTGACACACTTTCCTATGGATTTGAAACCGGATGGCACACTATTCAATAGTGCGATGAGAACTTTGGCAATGCGCTCACCTCTTGAGAGAGAAAAGTCTTCCAGGAAGCTTCCGCGCCGGCCAATCTGATTGCCGGATGAGACAATATCAAACCAGACCTCGCTACCAACAAAAAAACAAAGGCCACCTTCGCATTCAAGAAGGTAGCCCCTTACAGATAAATTTTATTGCTAAACTAGTTAACAGACAGATCAGCCAGTTTCTCATCCGGGTCAACTGCAAGCTCTGCATTGTCGACAACTTTATCCAGCATTGCAAAAGTGAACGGCTTCTGGATGACTTTACAACCGATTCTTTTCACTCTGTCTTCATCAACCGCTGTCGAGTCTCCAGACATGAGGATTTTATTCCGCACCATTCCCCTGCAGCCCTGCTTTTCCATCATCTCGATGAAATCAAGGCCGTTCATGCCGGGTAAAAAATGGTCGATCAGCAACAGATGACCACAAGGATAATCTTTGTCGCAGTTGTGCCCTTGAAAAACAGCGCACGCTTGAGGTCGATCAGCTGTCAATACTTCATGACCCTGATCTTCAAGATACATTCGGAACGAATCCCGGATGCTCTCCTCGTCGTCAATAACAAAGATTCTCACTGAATAACACCCCCTGTTGTTTTATTAACCTCCCGTATCTTTTTTTATGGGTTTGAACATAACATATCCATTATGAATACTCAAATGAGGCCTGTTGGATGGGGACACGACCCGAAGCTCAGGGGAATATCCCCTGGAGACATAAAGAACCGCGCGGTCGCGGCCGCGCACTCCGCCATACTCTTTTATTAAGCCATAAAAGAGTATGCAGAAAACGGCTCCCTAGCCGGGGGCTTTTTGTGCGGTCTGGATTGTTTCTGTTCAACTTTGCTGCCGGGAAGTTTGCCTTGAGGCAAACACAATACGTCTCCGTGGCGGTTGCGGTCGGGCTGCGGTTCAGTGAACGCGCTGGCGGGAGCGACCTCAAGAGCAACGGGGGTGAGTCAAAATCATCAATGGTCTCCCAATCGGAGTCTAAACGTCGGCGGGGACACTACCCGAAGTACAGGGAATTGTCCCCTGACTTAAAGACAGAAGACAGGAGAACCGCGCGGCCGCGCTCCTGTCCCCTATGCCCCCTAAACTCCCGACCGTCTGACTCCTGATTGCCTGCCGTATGCCGGGTCAGGGCCGATCGCCGCAAACGTGGCGTTTGGCGTGTTCAACAGCTTCATCAAATGAAAGATAGATATGCGGCTCGCGGAGGATCGAAGTGATCCCGAGCCGGATCAACTTTGCCCTGATTTCTTCACTGACAACAATAAATGGAATAATCTTGTTCTCTTTGAGCTTCAGAATAATTTCGCACAGGGCAAAAAATGCTGACAGATCAATAAAGGGGACCTTGAGACAATTGAAAACGACGATCCTGGTGCCGAGCATTGCTCCAACCTGACCAACCAGCCGGGAAGTCGAACCGAAGAAAAAGGGGCCATCAATATCGACCACCCTGACCCGGAAACTTTCGTCACCATTAAGCTGATCGCGGCCTTCCGTTTCCGGCACCGGGACTTTGAGATCCGTTATCGAGGAGCTCGACTGATTGATCAAACGCACGGTCAGCAGGACCGAGGCGAGAACCACGCCGACCCCGACGGCAATTATCAAATCGACAAAGACCGTAAGAAACAGGACGGTAAACATGACCGCCAGATCATGCTTCGGCGCTTTTTTGATGATTTTTATCATCCGGTAATCAACAATATCAATTCCGACTTTGATCAGGATCGCCGCCAGAACGGCCATCGGAACAATCGCCGCATATTTCCCGAGGCCGAGAAGCACCGCCAGCAAGATCAATGCATGCAGTACACCTGACAGTCGTGTTGAGCCTCCGGACTTGACATTGACCACCGTCCGCATGGTTGCCCCGGCTCCCGGGATACCACCGACAAAAGAGGTCAGGGCATTACCAATGCCCTGGCCGATCAGTTCGCGGTTCGAATTGTGCTCGGTTTTCGTCAGGGAATCGGCGACCAGCGAAGTGAGCAGGGTGTCAATCGCCCCCAGGACGGCAAGACTCATGGCCGCCGAAACGATCAGGGTGAGCTGGCTGCGGGAGAATGTCGGCAATACGATATCCGGCAGGCCGCTCGGAATCGTGCCGATGGTGGGCAACTGCAAGCCGGCAATCTGCGCAAAAAGGGTCACAACAACCAGGGCCAGAAGCGGCGTCGGTATAATCCGCGCTATCTGTTTCGGAGTGCAGAAAACAATCAGCAATGCAACCAGGCTTGCATACAGGGCGTCCAGCTCGATTCCGGCTCCAATATTGACCAGATCGGTAACGGCATCAATCGGCGATTTCACCCCTTCGATTCCGAATAAAGGGTTTATCTGCAACAGGATAATGATAATTCCGATGCCGCTCATGAATCCCGAGATAACCGGATACGGAACAAACTTGACAAATTTGCCGACCCTGAGCAAACCGAGCGCCACCTGGAAAAGACCGGTCAGCAATACAGCCGCCATCAAAATCTTGATATCTCCCTTGAACAGAACAAGGCTGGAAGCAGCAACGATCGTCATCGGCCCGGTCGGTCCGGAAATCTGGACTTTGGTTCCACCGGCCAGAGA
This genomic interval carries:
- a CDS encoding SulP family inorganic anion transporter, translating into MRSMTYKKIVGDIFGGVTASIIALPLALAFGVASGAGAQAGLYGAIVLGFVASLAGGTKVQISGPTGPMTIVAASSLVLFKGDIKILMAAVLLTGLFQVALGLLRVGKFVKFVPYPVISGFMSGIGIIIILLQINPLFGIEGVKSPIDAVTDLVNIGAGIELDALYASLVALLIVFCTPKQIARIIPTPLLALVVVTLFAQIAGLQLPTIGTIPSGLPDIVLPTFSRSQLTLIVSAAMSLAVLGAIDTLLTSLVADSLTKTEHNSNRELIGQGIGNALTSFVGGIPGAGATMRTVVNVKSGGSTRLSGVLHALILLAVLLGLGKYAAIVPMAVLAAILIKVGIDIVDYRMIKIIKKAPKHDLAVMFTVLFLTVFVDLIIAVGVGVVLASVLLTVRLINQSSSSITDLKVPVPETEGRDQLNGDESFRVRVVDIDGPFFFGSTSRLVGQVGAMLGTRIVVFNCLKVPFIDLSAFFALCEIILKLKENKIIPFIVVSEEIRAKLIRLGITSILREPHIYLSFDEAVEHAKRHVCGDRP